One Sanguibacter keddieii DSM 10542 genomic window carries:
- a CDS encoding potassium channel family protein, with product MVDNTAERVSRSAKVSKSDAGVLVVGLGRFGSAMAMTLDRLGQDVLAVERSPQLVAHFSDRLPIVEADATSPEALEQLGARDFSVAVVGVGTSLEASVLITGNLVDLGTAQIWAKAISAEHGRILQRIGAHHVVFPEADAGNRVAHLVSGKLLDYIEVEDGFTIVKMRPPRETQGFTIAQTKVLERYGVTIIGVKSPGQEFVYAEPQTRIAATDLLVVSGHSDLLERFAARP from the coding sequence TTGGTTGACAACACTGCTGAGCGGGTCTCCCGCTCCGCGAAGGTCTCGAAGTCCGACGCCGGCGTGCTCGTCGTCGGGCTCGGGCGCTTCGGCTCGGCGATGGCCATGACTCTCGACCGCCTCGGGCAGGACGTGCTCGCCGTCGAGCGCTCCCCCCAGCTGGTCGCGCACTTCTCGGACCGTCTGCCCATCGTCGAGGCCGACGCGACCAGCCCCGAGGCTCTCGAACAGCTCGGGGCCCGAGACTTCTCCGTCGCGGTCGTGGGGGTCGGCACCTCGCTCGAGGCGAGCGTGCTCATCACCGGCAACCTGGTGGACCTCGGCACCGCGCAGATCTGGGCCAAGGCGATCTCGGCGGAGCACGGCAGGATCCTGCAGCGCATCGGTGCGCACCACGTGGTGTTCCCCGAGGCAGACGCCGGGAACCGGGTCGCGCACCTGGTGTCGGGCAAGCTCCTCGACTACATCGAGGTCGAGGACGGCTTCACCATCGTCAAGATGCGCCCGCCGCGGGAGACGCAGGGCTTCACGATCGCGCAGACCAAGGTGCTCGAGCGCTACGGCGTGACGATCATCGGGGTGAAGTCGCCCGGGCAGGAGTTCGTGTACGCCGAGCCCCAGACGCGGATCGCGGCCACCGACCTGCTCGTGGTGTCGGGCCACTCCGACCTGCTCGAGAGGTTCGCCGCGCGACCCTGA